The DNA segment caacatacttgaaatgttgaatcaagtcattaattggtaacaagtatctttgaaaatggaaagaaattgattttgaaaaagatttgattaaaagattgatttgaaaaagatttgattttgaaaagattttgaaaactaaaaaaaaaatttgatttgaaaacaaaatcttcccttaNNNNNNNNNNNNNNNNNNNNNNNNNNNNNNNNNNNNNNNNNNNNNNNNNNNNNNNNNNNNNNNNNNNNNNNNNNNNNNNNNNNNNNNNNNNNNNNNNNNNNNNNNNNNNNNNNNNNNNNNNNNNNNNNNNNNNNNNNNNNNNNNNNNNNNNNNNNNNNNNNNNNNNNNNNNNNNNNNNNNNNNNNNNNNNNNNNNNNNNNNNNNNNNNNNNNNNNNNNNNNNNNNNNNNNNNNNNNNNNNNNNNNNNNNNNNNNNNNNNNNNNNNNNNNNNNNNNNNNNNNNNNNNNNNNNNNNNNNNNNNNNNNNNNNNNNNNNNNNNNNNNNNNNNNNNNNNNNNNNNNNNNNNNNNNNNNNNNNNNNNNNNNNNNNNNNNNNNNNNNNNNNNNNNNNNNNNNNNNNNNNNNNNNNNNNNNNNNNNNNNNNNNNNNNNNtgcaatgctagtctaagactccggtccaggaattagacatggcttcacagccagccaagctttcaaagaaagcttcggtccaaaacactagacttggccaaaggccagccaagccttagcagatcactgctccaaaagcaagattgataaaaatcaacaagctcttgtgatgataagttgaaacctcggtccaatgagattagacatggcttctcagccagccagatttcaacaaatcatcatgaaactttagaattcatcttcaagaatttcgaaaaaaaaatacctaatctaagcaacaagatgaaccgtcagttgtccaaactcaacaatccttGGCACTGATGtcaccaaaagcttgctcaaaacttgaacaatccccggcaacggcgccaaaaatttggtgcgtgaaattgtgaacaatacttttcacaactctcataatcccaggtcatgaaccccaaaaacttggtagctcaataccatggcattacacaacttcgcacaactaaccagcaagtgcactgggtcgtccaagtaataaaccttacgNNNNNNNNNNNNNNNNNNNNNNNNNNNNNNNNNNNNNNNNNNNNNNNNNNNNNNNNNNNNNNNNNNNNNNNNNNNNNNNNNNNNNNNNNNNNNNNNNNNNNNNNNNNNNNNNNNNNNNNNNNNNNNNNNNNNNNNNNNNNNNNNNNNNNNNNNNNNNNNNNNNNNNNNNNNNNNNNNNNNNNNNNNNNNNNNNNNNNNNNNNNNNNNNNNNNNNNNNNNNNNNNNNNNNNNNNNNNNNNNNNNNNNNNNNNNNNNNNNNNNNNNNNNNNNNNNNNNNNNNNNNNNNNNNNNNNNNNNNNNNNNNNNNNNNNNNNNNNNNNNNNNNNNNNNNNNNNNNNNNNNNNNNNNNNNNNNNNNNNNNNNNNNNNNNNNNNNNNNNNNNNNNNNNNNNNNNNNNNNNNNNNNNNNNNNNNNNNNNNNNNNNNNNNNNNNNNNNNNNNNNNNNNNNNNNNNNNNNNNNNNNNNNNNNNNNNNNNNNNNNNNNNNNNNNNNNNNNNNNNNNNNNNNNNNNNNNNNNNNNNNNNNNNNNNNNNNNNNNNNNNNNNNNNNNNNNNNNNNNNNNNNNNNNNNNNNNNNNNNNNNNNNNNNNNNNNNNNNNNNNNNNNNNNNNNNNNNNNNNNNNNNNNNNNNNNNNNNNNNNNNNNNNNNNNNNNNNNNNNNNNNNNNNNNNNNNNNNNNNNNNNNNNNNNNNNNNNNNNNNNNNNNNNNNNNNNNNNNNNNNNNNNNNNNNNNNNNNNNNNNNNNNNNNNNNNNNNNNNNNNNNNNNNNNNNNNNNNNNNNNNNNNNNNNNNNNNNNNNNNNNNNNNNNNNNNNNNNNNNNNNNNNNNNNNNNNNNNNNNNNNNNNNNNNNNNNNNNNNNNNNNNNNNNNNNNNNNNNNNNNNNNNNNNNNNNNgcgtttaacgctgggatttctgagggtgactttgaacgccggtttgggccatcaaatcttgggcaaaatatgaactatcatatattgctggaaagcccaggatgtctactttccaacgccgttaagagcgcgccaattgggcttctgtagctccagaaaatccacttcgagtgcagggaggtcagaatccaacagcatctgcagtcctttttagtctctgaatcagatttttgctcaggtccctcaatttcagccagaaaatatctgaaatcacagaaaaacacacaaactcatagtaaagtccagaaaagtgaattttaactaaaaactaataaaaatatactaaaaactaactagatcataccaaaaacatactaaaaacaatgccaaaaagcatacaaattatccgctcatcaggcaccTATGCAGATTCGGGTGTTTTCTGAGCTGGTGAATAGGAGCAGGGTGGCGGAAGATTGTGTTAGAAGGGCTGCAGCAGAAAAAGGGAGTCTGAGCATGCCATTCCAAAGGACCACAGGGAGAAACTTTGCACCCAGAGGCAGACAGTTCAAGCATGGTGGCTTTGTCCCTCAGAACAATCAGGGGCAAGGCAACTCTGGGAGGCCTAATACCTGTGCTAATCATGGAAGGAGACAGGGGAAGAAGCCACAGCAGGATATGAGTTGCCACAGATGTGGGAAGTATCATTCAGGACCATGCAGGTTTGGGACTGGAGTTTGTTACTCATGTGGGCAGCCCCGACACTTGGCTAGTAGTTGCCAGAGAAGAATAGGTATGAGACAGGCAGAGTGCAGCAACCAGGAAGGGTATACACTACTTCTTCAATAGGCGCTGAGGGGTCAGAGGCATTGATcagaggtaactgtgaaatggtgGGTAAAACTTtgaatgctttatttgattctgGAGCTTCACATACTTTTATTGTATTTGAGAAGGCTGATGAGTTAGCACTGAAAATAGTAGTGTTGGGGTATGATTTAAAGGTATATAATGCCACCCACGAGGCTATGGTGACTAGGTTAGGGTGCCCCCAAGTTTCTTTTCGAATACAAGGGCGTGATTTCGTGCATAACTTAATTTGTTTGCCGATGACTGGTCTTGATCTCATTCTAGGATTTGACTGGTTATCCAAGAACTGCGTTTTACTAGATTGCTCTGCGAAAATAATGTATTTCATGCCTGAAGGCACAGAAGGGCCAGTTGTGGTGAATAACTACTACCTGAATTCCATAACGGTGAACTGTTCTAGGGCTGAATGTCAGGGAATATTGTTGTTAGCTGCGGGTGTTTTGGGTGATGATCAGAACTTGGAGCAAATCctggttgtgtgtgagtttccggagGTGTTCTCTAATGATATTGATGAATTTCCACCAAAACGGAAAGTTGAGTTTGTCATTGATTTAGTACCTGGGGCCGGACCAATCTCGAGTGCTCCTTACAGGATGTCGCCTCTAGAAATGGCCGAATTGAAGTCTCAACTGGAGGATCTGTTGGGTAAGAAGTTTATCCAACCAAGTTTATCTCCGTGGGGTACGCCAGTATTactgatgaagaagaaagatggaACCATGCACTTATGTGTTGACTATAGACAGCTGAATAAGATTACAGTGAAGAATAAATACCCGTTGCCTAGGATTGATGACCTAATGGACCAATTACAGGGAGCCGGTGTATTTTCTAAGATTGATCTACGATCCGGATACCACCAGATAAGGGTCAGAGATGAGGATATTCCCAAAACTGCCTTCAGAACGTGCTATGGTCACTATGAATATACCGTGATGTCCTTCGGACTAACTAATGCTCCGGCGAtcttcatggattacatgaatataatttttcatcCATACCTGGATAAGTTTATTGTTGTGTTTATTGACGACATTCTTATCTATTCTAAGACCGAGGATGAGCATGTGGAGCACTTGCAAATCGTGCTACAAATTCTGAAGGATAGGAAGTTGTATGCCAAGCTATCGAAGTGTGAATTCTGGAAGTCTGAGGTGAAATTTCTTGGTCATGTGGTAAGTAAACAAAGAATAGCAGTGGATCCTGCTAAGATTGAGACGGTGATGAATTGGGAGCGGCCAACTTCAGTGATGGAAATCAGGAGTTTCTTAGGCTTGGCGGGTTATTATCGAAGGTTCATCAAAGGGTTTTCACAGCTCGCTTTATCTTTGACCAAGCTGATCAGGAAGGATGTTCCTTTTGTATGGACTTCCGAGTGCGAGGAGAGTTTCCTTGCCTTAAACCAGAGATTGACTACCACCCCTGTATTAGTGTTGCCTGAGCCAAGAGAACCATTCATGGTGTATTGTGATGCGTCCTTGAAAGGTTTAGGATGCGTgttgatgcagcatcataaggTTGTAGTTTATGCCTCACGTTAATTAAGGCCACATGAAAGAAACTATCCAACTCATGATTTAGAACTTGCAGCCATTCTCTTCGCCCTGAAGACTtggaggcattatctctatggAGTGAAATTTTAAGTCTTTTCGGACCATAAGAGTTTGAAGTACCTGTTTGAGCAAAAAGAATTGAATATGCGTCAAAGGAGGTGGATGGAACTCCTAAAGGATTACGACTTCGAGCTAAACTACCATTCGGGAAAGGCGAATGTAGTGGCAGATGCCTTGAGTAGGAAATCCTTATGTGCTGCTTGGATGATGTTAAGAGAGGAAGAGTTGTTGAGAGCCTTCCAAGGATTGAAACTGGGAATCAGAGAAGAGTTTGGGACTTTATGCCTAAGCCAGTTACAAATCTCAAGTGACTTCAAGGCTGAATTGATAAAGGTTCATCAGAATGACCAAGAATTGTATAAGATTTTGCTGGCGATTGAGAAAGGCAAACAATGGAGAGTGTCAGAAGATAAAGATGGGTTGTGGAGGTTTAAAGGCCGGATAATTGTGCCAGATATCAGGGATTTGCGACATAGCATATTGGAGGAAGCTCACAATAGCGGGTTCTCCATTCATCCTGGAAGCACCAAGATGTACCAAGACTTAAAAACGATGTTCTGATGGTCAAGAATGAAAAATGATGTGGCGTTACATGTTTCCAAATGCCTAACTTGTTAGAAAGTCAAGATTGAACACCAAAGGCCAGCAGGAACCCTTTAACCTTTGGAAATTCCACAGTGGAAACGGGAGAGCATTGCTATGGATTTTGTATTGAGCTTACCAAGAACTCGGATAGGTTGTAATGCCATTTGGGGGATTATAGACTGACTGACCAAGTCAGCTCATTTTCTGCCTATTCGGATAAGTTGCACTATGGAGGAGTTGGCGCgcttatacataaaggagattgtgaggtTACATGGCGTACCTTCCACCATTGTATCGAATAGAGATCCTCACTTTACATTACGGTTCTGGGGTGCTTTTCAGCGAGCTCTTGGCACTCAATTAAGCCTAAGCACTGCCTATCATCCTTAAATGGATGACCAATCAGAAAGAACAATACAAACCTTAGAAGACATGTTAAGAGCTTGTGTTTAAGATCAACCGGAGAGCTGGGATCGATATATGCCTTTGGTAGAATTTTCTTATAACAATAAATATCATGCAAGTATTGGAATGGCTCCATATGAGACTTTGTATGGAAGAAAATGCTAGTCTCCATTATGTTGGTACGAAGCAGGAGAAAAGAGCTTGATAGGACCGGAAATGGTAAGTGAAACCACTGAGCAAATAAAGAGAATCCGAAGTCGAATGCTTGAAGCTCAAAGCCATCATAAGAACTATGCTGACCGAAGACGGAAGCCTTTAGAATTTGGGGAAGGAGAACACGTTTTCTTgaaggttactccgaccactGGAATAGGGAGGTCCATCAAAACCAAGAAGTTAAATCCCTGTTACATTGGGTCATTTTAAATCCTGAAGAGAATTGGACCAGTGGCGTATAGGATTACGTTACCACCACATCTTTCGAATCTGCATGATGTATTCCACGTATCACAGCTTCGTAAATACACTTTTGATCCTAGTCATGTCCTAGAGCCGGAATCAGTCCAAGTGAGAGAAGATCTGACGCTTCCAATAACTCCGGTTAGGATTGATGCATGATACCAGCATCAAGCGTCTAGGCGGAAAGGAAGTTTCTTTGGTGAATGTAGCTTGGAGTCAGGCTGGTATTGAAGAACATAACTGGAAGCTTGAGTCAGAGATGCGGAAGGACTACCTACACCTCTTTTCAGGTAACTCACTCtgaattttgaggacaaaattcctaattaggtgggtaggataTAAACCTCGCTAAAATcggtaaataattagttaataaattgaattttaattaggaaagctaaaattgcaaaactaataccaaaataggatagagcttTTCAAAACGAGAATTtcgacactaattttaaagaatttgaccCGAGATTGGGCCAAACGGGCCAAACCGAATCCAAaatgggcccaaggcccaacccaaCTCAGCATAAAACACTTAAAAGAACCCCATCTCTCCTCTCTTAATCATCAAACACGCTGAATGTAGCCATGGgaggggagaagaagaagcaaacCCTAACCTCATCTTCAAACCttgataacttttgatccggagttCCGATTGACGAGCTGTTTGCGACCCCGCGACGGGCTCGTCGAGCTCTTTAATTCTATTTAACCAAAACAGTAAGTAAATCGTGTTTGCCTAGCTCCATTTCTGCTGGTATATGATTTTCGGGTTTAAGATTTGAAAAACTCATTTCCTTGatgattttcatgttttaggggTCCACTAGACTTGATTTCTTGTGGGTATTGCCCAAGGATCAGTGGGTAAAGGTAAGAGATCTCAAACCCTAATGGAATTTTTCAATTTAGGCATTTGGGTATTGAGTTGTTATGTTTGGATGTGTTAATTGTGGTTTAGGTAGTGTGTCTGTGAATGTTGATGCTTGTTGGAGGCTTGTTGGTGATCAAGCTTGGTTTGGGGCTGTTTGATTGAGCTTGGAGGGGCTGTACTTTTGAGTTGTGAGGCTGCCTTGGGTGAACTAAgtgatcggccaaggtatggtttaagtttcgCACGTTTAATATTTATGgtgttgtgaaaacttaggttagaggAACCATATGATAAGTTGAATTGTTAATTGCATTTAATGAGTAGTTTGTAATGTTGTTGGAGTAAATTGTTGTAGAATATAGATTGGAATTATGAGGTATTGAGGTTATTAATTTCATGCTTTTGGACTTGCTTATAATGGGTTGTATTGATGTTGATATTGATGAATTATGGTTGGtgattgttaataaatagtTGTTATAAGTTGATGGATTAACATGTATGAAGAGTTGATTTATGTTAATGGCATTTAATTGGTATATGTTGATGGAAGGTTGATAAATATATTATGAGAATTGGTATAGGTGAAGAATTGATGTGAACAAAGGAAATGTTATTGATGTATGAGGTAAAAGtggataattttttatgatcaaGGTTGGTTGAGTTGATTAAAGCTTATATTGGTAATAGTTGTTGATGAATTGAGTTGATATGGTTTTACAATGCAAGTTTTAAATGGTAAGAAACTTAAGTTGGAGAAAAAGAGGTTTTGTTGAAAGTGGCTAAAACCAAATTTTGATGAACTTTGGACGTCCATAATATTCTCCTCAAATTTTGGATTGGGTTGTAGTTTGTTGCAAATAAAAGATGGTTTCAAGAGCTTTTGATTGGTATCAACTTTGTAGAAAATGGAATTTTGTGGAGAATGTTATGGACGTTGAAAGTTTAGTGTTTAAATCTGAGTTCAGGGTGACCAAACCGGTTTTGACTGTTTTTAAACCAATTTTTtacttctaaacctctattttcttcccttttagGCTTAAGGTATGGTACTAAGACCAGTAGCTAGCTAAAGCTAGGAAAATAAGATAACTTGAGAATGAAGTAAGAGGTAAAATAAAGAGTTTTATAAAGAAGATGAGAATGTTAAAGGAAGTTTAATGCCATGGCTTGATAAATGATGACATAATGATTAggattgaaataaaaaatggttTGGTGTTAGATTAGGATTGAAATCGAAAGAGTTAGGTAGATTTAGAATACATACCCATGTTTATAGCTTCTGtttagtccttaagttggataaCTGAAtaacggagttctaggattgtctatggcattctcaggaccttatttattatacgcgtggcacttttaccatactgagaacctccggttctcattccatattgtattgttattttcagatgcaggtcgagaggctcctcgttaggcgtctggaTCCTAGAAAACGAAGTAatccttgggtgtattttggttttcagtttgtatatatgtatatatgtatttagctTACTGTTCAAGTAACTTGTGTATGctgctcctcttagaggttgaagGAGAGATAGGAGTTTACTTTGGTATTTTGGTGTGTTTTGGGGATACTTTTgtatgtttatatgtatatatatcctccggccagccttagcttcgcaggctgGGCCAGGGGCTAGTTATGCTATTTCTTTGGCTTTTCTTTATTCGTTTGTTTATCTTTACCATGTTCCTATTAagtttcttagcacgcaagtaatCCTTTCCTGAGCGTTGTGCTTTTTATTTTGAGATCTTTGTTTTACCCGTTTtgtttcaaggctcctagtatatTATCCTCTTCTCTATTATGTATTTACTCTGCTATTTAGAGGTCCGTAACACCACACTACCTCTGTtctacgacttaagcgtaaaatcctatgtagtagggtgttacattgtgcgtacgcatgcatgtGTACGTACGCCCAGCTTTTGCGTAGTACGTTAAATTGCCTACGTACTACATGAATCATTTAATATTTATGGTTTGTGCGTACATACGgatgtgtgcgtacacacacttaCCTTTCCTCCTTTCACGTATTACGCCCTTTTATTTACGTACAACGCCCattcttcccttttttcttttcaggAGCTTTCTTTTCCAGAGAGCTTTATGTTTCCATGAGTCTTCTGTTCCAGGAAGCTTTCTGTTTGCATgcttttcattctgtttcttctatttttcttctaaaGCTTCCTGTAATCAATCAATTCAACTAATCAAAGTAATATTTGTTCTAACCTTAAATTCACTGATTATTTAATAGAAATTCTTAATAAATCACTTGAAATTAAGAAGGAAAAACACTAAAGATGCgcatgcatcacaacaccaaacttaaaatcttgcttgtcctcaagcaagcaATGCAAAGAAACATGgcttaataaaaaattcttaacCTTATGATACAAGAAGAAAGGATTGCAATCTAAATGAGTCTAGACAACCGTTTCACTTATGTCCCACTTCAACACAATTGATCAAAATCTTTCAAAGCTTCTGTTCGAATTAGATTATAGAATCTTTCCTTGAATATCACCTAGAAGCAagcttatttactttctttCCATCATTTAAGTTCATtaggtgctttgcaccttgagcctagtcGTGActcttaatattttgttttcaaacttttcgcttgatacataaacaccacaagcacataATTGAGGAGCACTTTGaacttattttatcttttctctctcattgacctagattttctttttctttaaatataaCTCTTTTCACTTCTTGCTACAAACCAAATTAAACCTAGGGGTCTCACTAAGCTCCAACATCTCCTTTCCTCTAACACCTCCTTATATTTGACAAACTCAAAAAAGCATTCAATATCAATCACAAGGCAAAGTCAAAagggtaaagtactaaattgaTCTCTTACGTTTGGGCATAATTCTGTTTTAGTTCTTTAGgtttaaagtgtcctatttaaatccaaaaaaagtttcatttatcTTCAATGTAGTCCCACCATGAGGTCAAAGTCAAATAATTAACGGAATGTCCTCCATGACAACAATATAAGAACAAGTCGATAATctggagaacaagtacaagctccaAAGGTACAAAATCAACTGTagatgcatcaatacatttatttatcattctctttagctataaaaaatatttcatttaaattgtaagaaaaatgataaacaaATGTATTGATACATCTACGGTTGATTTTGTGTCTCtggagcttgtacttgttctccaaATTATCGACTTGTTCTTGCACTGCTATCATGTA comes from the Arachis duranensis cultivar V14167 chromosome 7, aradu.V14167.gnm2.J7QH, whole genome shotgun sequence genome and includes:
- the LOC127740528 gene encoding uncharacterized protein LOC127740528; this encodes MVSETTEQIKRIRSRMLEAQSHHKNYADRRRKPLEFGEGEHVFLKRIGPVAYRITLPPHLSNLHDVFHVSQLRKYTFDPSHVLEPESVQVREDLTLPITPVRIDA